Proteins from a single region of Segatella copri:
- a CDS encoding TonB-dependent receptor, whose product MQKRFFLFVALLSFMVSTAIAQITTSGVKGLIKANGEDVIGATVTVTHVPTGAVYRSVTNSVGRFTIQGMRAGGPYTVEISYIGYKTKEIKNVTLKLGEMSDLSTQLEEDAHALGEVVVKGKLGLDASKTGAAASYSAKDIANMPSISHSIGDITRMNPMVSVSQSGAMSFAGVNNRYNSFQVDGAVNNDVFGLTSNGQNGGQAGTQPISTETIDQVQVSVAPFDVRQSGFTGGAINAITKSGTNTFHGSVYGNWLNKDLIGSKYTLMNGKDSQKYDDETDYRYGVTLGGPIIKNKLFFFANYEKSNKEYPNNYGYGSEASKLGTEGFNIADEVLSILKEKGYNASYNNPKNYTKSDKAGVKLDWNINDKHKATFGWRMVNAKQLNSNSSASYLNASDYQFDFISKTNTFTAELNSSFSDKINNQFQASYVSVRDHRDPKGIAPMIQIKNVGGGTLCLGTERSSTANSLNQDIITFTDNLNWYVNNHTLTFGTHGEYYKFKNLFIQDNYGTYYFNNFDDFKMFANGQTVAQSVNSKTGEITYYNTLNQYRFGSANVAVTGDPRWAPEFAAGQIGFYAQDKFNVTPNFELTYGLRMDIPLFFDTPTENAEFNASAAKQGWNVVTNHKLSSTPMWSPRVGFRWNIEKEHNMILRGGAGIFTGRIPFVWLSNNFTNTGIQTSVYNVYGSSGLKEGKQNTGKLNDVSLIVDPYKQSENTAKLAASGNQTVNVFAKDFKFTQNLRLDLALDFTLAGIDFTLEGVLSKNLNDIYYKDLTRTEAGKTLGETYASLAFDNRPMFQKVTSTEDANLKKFANVYMLDNTSKGYSYNLSLSAVKHFDFGLDLAASYSYSRSKSVNCGTSSVAQSNYNYNYTYQNPNSPELGFTAFNVPHQIKASAFYHKDYAQHWNTTVGLIYTGTSGSPYSLYYYGDLNQDGSNGNDLMFIPTDEQIDKMQFKANKNYTAEEQKKNFREWIANDGYMSKHRGEYFKRYADNLPFESHFDFHLAQTYKFKVGAQVHSVELSFDVLNVGNMFNKKWGRYTSTGAAKYYSPVTYSGNGQFQFLHPGNYEMRSYDDYYSRWRGQLGLKYTF is encoded by the coding sequence ATGCAGAAAAGATTTTTTTTATTTGTGGCTTTGTTGTCCTTTATGGTTTCCACAGCCATTGCGCAGATTACTACATCTGGCGTCAAAGGTTTGATTAAAGCTAATGGTGAAGATGTAATAGGTGCAACTGTTACAGTGACCCATGTGCCAACAGGTGCTGTTTATCGTTCTGTGACTAACAGCGTAGGCCGCTTTACTATTCAGGGTATGCGCGCTGGTGGTCCTTACACGGTAGAGATTTCCTACATTGGTTACAAAACCAAGGAAATCAAGAATGTAACACTCAAACTTGGTGAAATGTCAGACCTTTCAACTCAGTTGGAAGAGGATGCACATGCTTTAGGTGAAGTGGTTGTTAAGGGTAAGTTAGGCTTGGATGCCAGCAAGACTGGTGCTGCTGCCAGCTATAGTGCCAAGGATATAGCCAATATGCCTTCTATCAGTCATAGTATCGGTGATATCACCCGCATGAATCCTATGGTAAGTGTCTCTCAGTCTGGAGCAATGTCTTTTGCTGGTGTTAATAACCGTTATAACAGCTTCCAGGTTGATGGTGCCGTAAACAACGATGTTTTCGGTCTCACTTCTAATGGTCAGAATGGTGGTCAGGCTGGTACTCAGCCTATTTCTACAGAGACTATTGATCAGGTACAGGTGAGCGTGGCTCCTTTTGATGTCCGTCAGTCTGGTTTTACTGGTGGTGCCATCAATGCCATCACTAAGTCGGGTACCAATACCTTCCATGGATCTGTTTATGGCAACTGGTTGAACAAAGACCTGATAGGTTCTAAGTATACTTTGATGAATGGCAAGGATAGCCAGAAATATGATGATGAAACAGACTATCGTTATGGTGTAACTCTTGGTGGTCCTATCATCAAGAACAAGTTGTTCTTCTTTGCAAACTACGAGAAGTCAAACAAGGAATATCCAAATAACTATGGTTATGGTTCTGAGGCTTCAAAGTTAGGAACAGAAGGCTTTAATATTGCCGATGAAGTGCTTTCTATCCTGAAGGAAAAGGGTTACAATGCTTCATATAATAATCCTAAGAATTATACTAAGAGTGACAAGGCTGGTGTAAAGCTCGACTGGAATATCAACGACAAGCATAAGGCTACTTTTGGCTGGCGCATGGTTAATGCTAAGCAGTTGAACAGCAATAGTTCTGCCAGTTATCTGAATGCTTCTGATTATCAGTTTGATTTCATCTCAAAGACTAATACTTTTACTGCAGAATTGAACAGCTCTTTCAGCGACAAGATAAATAATCAGTTCCAGGCTTCTTATGTATCTGTAAGAGATCATCGTGATCCAAAGGGTATTGCACCAATGATTCAGATTAAGAATGTGGGTGGTGGTACTCTCTGTCTCGGTACAGAGCGTTCTTCTACAGCAAACTCTCTGAATCAGGACATCATCACCTTTACAGATAATCTGAACTGGTATGTGAACAATCATACTCTGACTTTCGGTACTCATGGAGAGTACTACAAGTTTAAGAACCTCTTTATCCAGGATAATTATGGTACTTATTATTTCAACAATTTTGATGATTTCAAAATGTTTGCTAATGGACAGACAGTTGCTCAGTCTGTTAATTCAAAAACAGGTGAAATTACATATTACAACACATTGAACCAGTATCGTTTCGGTTCTGCCAATGTAGCAGTAACCGGTGATCCTCGCTGGGCTCCAGAGTTTGCTGCTGGTCAGATTGGTTTCTATGCACAGGATAAGTTTAATGTTACTCCTAATTTTGAGTTGACTTATGGCTTGCGTATGGATATCCCATTGTTCTTTGATACTCCTACTGAGAATGCTGAGTTTAATGCTTCTGCTGCCAAGCAGGGATGGAATGTTGTTACAAACCATAAGTTGAGCAGCACTCCGATGTGGTCTCCACGTGTAGGCTTCCGTTGGAATATCGAGAAGGAGCATAATATGATTCTCCGTGGTGGTGCTGGTATTTTTACCGGTCGTATCCCATTCGTATGGTTGAGCAACAACTTTACAAATACTGGTATCCAGACTTCTGTATATAATGTTTATGGTTCTTCTGGCCTTAAAGAGGGTAAGCAGAATACGGGTAAACTCAATGACGTAAGTCTTATCGTTGATCCTTACAAGCAGAGTGAGAATACTGCTAAGTTGGCTGCATCAGGTAACCAGACAGTAAATGTATTTGCTAAGGACTTCAAGTTTACTCAGAACTTGCGTCTTGACCTTGCTCTTGATTTTACATTAGCAGGTATTGACTTTACTTTGGAGGGTGTTCTCTCAAAGAATCTGAATGATATCTATTATAAGGATTTGACCCGTACTGAGGCTGGTAAGACATTGGGCGAGACTTATGCGTCTTTGGCTTTTGACAATCGTCCAATGTTCCAAAAGGTTACCAGCACAGAAGATGCTAACTTGAAGAAGTTTGCTAATGTATATATGTTGGATAACACCAGCAAGGGATACAGTTACAATCTGTCTTTGTCTGCTGTTAAGCACTTTGACTTCGGTTTGGATCTGGCTGCATCTTACAGCTATTCACGCTCAAAGTCTGTTAACTGCGGTACATCTTCAGTAGCTCAGTCAAACTATAACTACAATTATACATATCAGAATCCTAACTCACCTGAGCTCGGTTTCACTGCATTCAATGTGCCTCACCAGATCAAGGCTTCTGCCTTCTATCATAAGGATTACGCCCAGCACTGGAATACTACAGTAGGTCTTATCTATACAGGTACTTCTGGTTCACCTTATAGTTTGTACTATTATGGTGATTTGAACCAGGATGGTTCTAATGGTAACGATTTGATGTTTATCCCAACAGATGAGCAGATTGATAAGATGCAGTTTAAGGCTAATAAGAACTATACTGCTGAAGAGCAGAAGAAAAACTTCAGAGAGTGGATTGCCAATGATGGCTATATGAGCAAGCATCGTGGTGAATACTTCAAGCGTTATGCTGATAACTTGCCATTCGAGAGTCACTTCGACTTCCATCTTGCTCAGACCTATAAGTTCAAGGTTGGTGCTCAGGTTCATTCTGTAGAATTGTCATTTGATGTATTGAATGTGGGTAACATGTTCAATAAGAAGTGGGGTCGCTATACATCAACAGGTGCAGCTAAATACTATTCTCCTGTTACTTACAGTGGTAACGGACAGTTCCAGTTCCTGCACCCAGGTAATTACGAAATGCGTTCTTATGACGACTATTATAGCCGCTGGCGCGGTCAGCTTGGTTTGAAGTATACATTCTAA
- a CDS encoding ABC transporter permease — translation MNLVWKLLRQHISIPQFAGFAFASLFGMLIVLFGFQFYKDVLPVFTQQDSFMKADYLIMSKKIGMGNTISGRSNTFSGSEIDEIGGQKFVKKIGKFTSTEYKVDAQMGVNGVNVLNSELFFESVPDGFVDVPLKDWKYTPGTQEVPIILPRTYINMYNFGFAQSHSLPKISDGLMGMIDFNIQIQAGGKKEQFKGKVIGFSSRLNTILVPQAFMDWSNQEFAPNQKSDPNRLIVEVGNPGDENITKYLDDNGYEVETDKLDAEKTTYFLRMMVSMVMIIGLVISVLSFYILMLSIYLLVQKNSSKLENLLLIGYSPNNVAKPYQVLTIALNIVVLIIAWIILFFLRDYYMGFIETLFPDIDEGTMLPAVALGLLLFLIVSILNIVAIRRKVMSIWQRKE, via the coding sequence ATGAATTTGGTTTGGAAATTATTGCGTCAGCATATCAGCATACCTCAGTTTGCGGGCTTTGCCTTCGCCAGTCTCTTCGGTATGCTCATCGTTCTTTTCGGCTTTCAGTTTTATAAAGACGTGCTGCCTGTCTTCACTCAGCAAGACAGTTTCATGAAAGCCGACTACCTCATCATGAGCAAGAAGATAGGTATGGGAAATACCATCAGCGGCCGTTCCAATACCTTCTCCGGTTCTGAAATCGATGAAATCGGAGGCCAGAAGTTTGTAAAGAAGATAGGAAAATTCACCTCTACAGAATATAAAGTAGATGCCCAGATGGGTGTAAACGGCGTGAACGTTCTGAACAGCGAACTCTTCTTCGAGAGTGTGCCTGACGGTTTTGTTGATGTGCCGCTCAAGGACTGGAAATATACGCCGGGAACTCAGGAGGTGCCAATCATCCTCCCGCGTACCTATATTAATATGTATAACTTCGGTTTCGCCCAGAGTCATTCGCTCCCTAAAATCAGCGATGGACTGATGGGCATGATTGATTTCAATATCCAGATTCAGGCTGGTGGCAAGAAAGAGCAGTTCAAGGGAAAGGTTATCGGTTTCTCTTCGCGACTCAACACCATCCTCGTTCCACAGGCATTCATGGACTGGAGCAACCAGGAATTCGCTCCAAACCAGAAGAGCGACCCTAACCGTCTCATTGTAGAGGTAGGAAACCCGGGAGACGAGAACATCACCAAATACCTGGATGATAATGGTTATGAGGTAGAGACAGACAAGCTGGATGCTGAGAAAACTACCTATTTCCTCCGCATGATGGTATCGATGGTGATGATTATCGGTTTGGTTATCTCCGTTTTGAGCTTCTACATTCTGATGCTCAGCATCTATCTGTTGGTTCAGAAGAATTCTTCTAAGTTAGAGAATCTTCTTCTGATAGGCTACAGTCCGAACAATGTAGCAAAACCATATCAGGTGCTCACCATTGCGCTGAACATCGTGGTACTCATCATCGCATGGATCATCCTCTTCTTCCTCCGCGATTATTACATGGGCTTCATCGAAACCCTCTTCCCTGATATCGACGAGGGCACCATGCTTCCAGCCGTCGCCCTAGGTCTGCTCCTGTTCCTGATCGTTTCAATTCTGAACATCGTAGCCATCCGTCGCAAGGTGATGAGCATCTGGCAGAGAAAGGAGTAG
- a CDS encoding ATP-binding cassette domain-containing protein, producing the protein MEKIQLHSVLPQVFAQRNDLDSEIWKQDVTFEKGHLYLIEAESGSGKSTFCSYVLGYRHDYSGSVMFDNDVTANYKVKDWVEMRKRHISHLFQELRLFPELTALENVEIKNKITGFKTREQILKWFDMLGIADKVDAKIGRMSFGQQQRVAMMRALCQPFDFILADEPISHLDDNNSRIMADIMMTEAKEQGAGVIVTSIGKHMDLNYEHIFRL; encoded by the coding sequence GTGGAAAAGATTCAGCTTCATTCCGTTCTCCCACAGGTTTTTGCCCAGCGCAACGACCTGGATTCGGAGATATGGAAGCAGGATGTTACCTTCGAGAAAGGTCATCTTTATCTTATCGAGGCAGAGAGTGGCAGCGGAAAGAGTACTTTCTGCAGCTATGTGCTCGGCTATCGTCACGACTACAGCGGAAGCGTGATGTTCGACAATGATGTTACCGCCAACTACAAGGTGAAAGACTGGGTAGAGATGCGCAAGCGTCATATCAGCCATCTCTTTCAGGAACTCCGTCTCTTCCCTGAGCTTACTGCCCTGGAGAATGTAGAAATTAAGAACAAGATAACCGGATTCAAGACGCGTGAGCAGATTCTTAAATGGTTTGATATGCTCGGTATTGCTGATAAGGTAGATGCCAAAATCGGCAGAATGTCGTTCGGACAGCAGCAGCGTGTGGCAATGATGCGTGCGCTCTGTCAGCCTTTCGACTTCATTCTGGCTGATGAGCCTATCAGTCACCTCGACGACAACAATTCGCGCATCATGGCAGATATCATGATGACCGAAGCGAAGGAGCAGGGGGCTGGCGTCATCGTAACCAGTATCGGTAAGCACATGGACTTAAACTATGAACATATATTTAGATTATGA
- a CDS encoding DUF4836 family protein: MKRLYKSLMFMCLAVVLGLLSSCSGTDYLNAIPKKSTALISVDMQQMASGKSDEDKAGMLKSLLHVEDASKCGIDISEKIFLFESADGNLGLCAKVSDEGDVEDWLASLAKQHIATEVKERKGFHFSVLKNSWLVGFSDQALLVMGPVVADAQAQLQQQMVKYLKADEDEGITASPMFERLETITSPMAMVAQAQALPEKFVAPFTLGAPKDTDPSQVVIAAVMDVKDGILQVKGETFSFNKEIDEALKKAAQTYRPIKGNYVKSMPADALAGIFMNVKGEQFLPMMQSNRSLQTLLMGINQAIDMDNIIRSVDGDMAIVMPSLTDNNMQMTMAAKLSHAKWLGDVDYWKTSCPAGAKIANWGKNAYFYTDGKTSFYFGVTDDKQFFSGSDQLMAQYAVKPSNHPIDAKIQKLIVGQKLAMIINLAKSSDSDGSGKNDAISTVTGLLTPVFGNLTSVVYTLKVKD; this comes from the coding sequence ATGAAAAGATTGTATAAGAGTTTGATGTTCATGTGCTTGGCTGTCGTATTGGGATTGCTGAGCTCATGCTCGGGCACTGACTATCTCAATGCCATTCCAAAGAAAAGTACTGCGCTCATCTCTGTTGACATGCAGCAGATGGCATCCGGCAAAAGCGATGAAGACAAGGCGGGAATGCTCAAGTCTCTGTTGCACGTTGAGGATGCATCGAAATGTGGCATCGACATCTCAGAGAAGATATTCCTCTTTGAGAGTGCTGATGGCAACCTCGGACTTTGTGCCAAGGTGAGCGATGAGGGCGATGTAGAAGACTGGCTTGCTTCGCTTGCCAAACAGCATATCGCTACAGAGGTGAAGGAGCGCAAAGGCTTTCATTTCTCTGTATTGAAAAATTCGTGGCTGGTCGGCTTTTCTGATCAGGCACTCCTCGTTATGGGACCGGTTGTAGCCGATGCGCAGGCCCAGCTCCAGCAGCAGATGGTGAAATATCTGAAGGCTGATGAGGACGAAGGTATTACCGCATCGCCTATGTTCGAGCGACTGGAAACCATCACTTCGCCTATGGCTATGGTGGCTCAGGCTCAGGCGCTGCCGGAGAAGTTCGTTGCTCCATTTACCCTTGGTGCTCCTAAAGATACCGACCCTTCGCAGGTAGTGATTGCTGCTGTGATGGACGTAAAAGATGGTATCCTGCAGGTGAAGGGAGAAACCTTCTCCTTTAATAAAGAAATAGATGAGGCTCTGAAGAAGGCGGCTCAAACCTATCGTCCGATTAAAGGCAACTACGTTAAGTCGATGCCTGCTGATGCCCTGGCGGGTATCTTCATGAACGTAAAGGGCGAGCAGTTCCTGCCGATGATGCAGAGCAACCGCAGCCTTCAGACCCTTCTGATGGGTATCAACCAGGCCATTGACATGGATAATATCATCCGTAGTGTGGATGGGGATATGGCTATCGTGATGCCTTCGCTTACGGATAACAACATGCAGATGACGATGGCTGCTAAACTGTCGCATGCCAAGTGGCTGGGCGATGTTGATTATTGGAAAACTTCATGTCCGGCTGGTGCGAAGATAGCCAATTGGGGTAAGAATGCTTACTTCTATACCGACGGCAAAACCTCGTTCTATTTCGGTGTGACGGATGACAAGCAGTTCTTTAGCGGAAGCGACCAGCTGATGGCGCAATATGCCGTGAAACCAAGTAATCATCCGATAGATGCAAAGATTCAGAAGCTCATCGTCGGTCAGAAACTGGCAATGATCATTAATCTCGCCAAAAGTTCTGATAGTGACGGCTCGGGCAAGAATGATGCCATCTCTACCGTAACCGGCCTGCTCACCCCTGTCTTCGGAAATCTTACTTCGGTGGTCTATACTTTAAAGGTAAAAGATTAA
- a CDS encoding 16S rRNA (uracil(1498)-N(3))-methyltransferase — translation MKEVRFFYVPDAATQTELPQEEATHALRVLRIQAGDELFLMNGKGVFYRAEVSLATNKRCIYEVKEVMPQQPAWRGHIHLAIAPTKMMDRIEWMAEKATEIGFDEISFLNCKFSERKVIRIDRIDKIVVSAVKQSHKAWKPVVNELQNFKDFITAPRNGRKFICHCYEEIEKKDFFAEISKSCPADDSAGAAQEGTDDITVLVGPEGDFSIDEVRLALENGYESVSLGTSRLRTETAGLVAVNMCHLARAL, via the coding sequence ATGAAAGAAGTTAGATTTTTCTATGTGCCAGATGCGGCTACACAGACAGAACTGCCTCAGGAAGAGGCTACTCATGCACTCAGGGTTTTGCGTATCCAGGCGGGGGACGAATTGTTCCTGATGAATGGCAAGGGGGTGTTCTACCGTGCAGAAGTTTCGCTGGCTACCAACAAACGGTGCATCTATGAGGTGAAGGAGGTTATGCCGCAGCAGCCTGCCTGGCGCGGACACATTCACCTGGCCATCGCCCCAACAAAGATGATGGACCGCATTGAATGGATGGCAGAGAAGGCTACGGAAATCGGCTTCGATGAAATCTCTTTCCTCAACTGCAAGTTCTCTGAACGCAAGGTCATCCGCATAGACCGCATAGACAAGATTGTGGTTTCTGCCGTCAAGCAGAGCCACAAGGCTTGGAAACCTGTGGTCAACGAACTGCAGAACTTTAAAGATTTTATTACGGCTCCCCGCAATGGCAGAAAGTTTATCTGCCATTGTTATGAGGAGATAGAAAAGAAAGACTTTTTTGCCGAGATTTCCAAGTCATGTCCAGCTGATGATTCTGCCGGAGCAGCCCAGGAGGGTACTGATGACATCACCGTGCTGGTAGGACCTGAGGGCGATTTCTCTATCGATGAGGTGAGACTGGCTCTGGAAAACGGATATGAGAGTGTTTCGCTTGGCACCAGTCGCCTCCGTACGGAAACAGCAGGATTGGTGGCTGTCAATATGTGCCATCTGGCAAGAGCTTTATAA
- a CDS encoding UvrB/UvrC motif-containing protein — MMLYKLKLAACFGIPEASGTCIISLVDESEKRALSIMTNDYVAEQLKACNSKTSDFKNDVISVLWTLFDRQNVDDFYLEFDATPERGVYATLVNKITNERMSIKTDQAVLLSVAADIEMYTTELVIKEISTPFNKNDMSSTSCAVPIFALPDQMLEKALDCAINEEDYETASAIRDEIERRKGKKSE, encoded by the coding sequence ATGATGTTGTACAAACTTAAACTCGCTGCCTGCTTTGGCATTCCGGAAGCTTCCGGGACATGTATTATTAGTTTGGTAGACGAATCCGAAAAAAGAGCTTTGTCTATTATGACTAATGATTATGTAGCAGAGCAGCTGAAGGCATGTAATTCGAAAACTTCTGATTTTAAAAATGATGTGATCTCTGTACTTTGGACACTATTTGACAGGCAAAATGTAGACGATTTCTATCTCGAATTCGATGCTACGCCAGAGAGGGGAGTATATGCTACTCTTGTGAATAAAATCACAAATGAACGTATGAGCATCAAGACTGACCAGGCTGTGTTGTTGTCTGTGGCTGCGGATATAGAAATGTATACAACAGAGCTGGTTATAAAGGAAATTTCTACTCCTTTTAATAAAAATGATATGAGTTCGACTTCTTGTGCGGTACCTATTTTTGCTTTGCCAGACCAGATGCTCGAAAAAGCATTGGATTGTGCCATTAATGAAGAAGATTACGAAACAGCCTCAGCCATTCGTGATGAGATAGAGCGCCGCAAAGGCAAAAAAAGTGAATAA
- a CDS encoding MFS transporter produces MNLKVRLAVMNFLEFAVWGAYLTSMGNYLGKAGMGAEISWFYTIQGIVSIFMPTLMGIVADKYIQPQRLLGYCHLLAGAAMIGLFGMGQASQTPNEAMFIAVYTFSVAFYMPTLALSNTSAFSILKSNGLDTVKAFPPIRVFGTVGFILTMWIVNCATWDNGSFSFLLSENAHKFQYTHYQFLVSGVLSILLFLYCFSLPACPIVKKETKSWVETWGVDAFKLFKSREMAMFFIFSCMLGMSLQVTNGYATPFITSFKGDPAMLDTFAANNATLLVSISQVAEALCILLIPFFLKRYGIKVVMLIAMMAWVLRFGFFGLGNPAFPGVTFFILSCIVYGVAFDFFNVSGGLFVDQKCDVKVRASAQGLFMLMTNGLGASIGTILAGMVINHYCHWTDDGYLMGDWKTCWFIFAGYALVVAVAFAVLFRPKKEQK; encoded by the coding sequence ATGAATCTGAAAGTACGCCTAGCAGTGATGAACTTCCTGGAGTTTGCAGTTTGGGGAGCTTATCTTACGTCTATGGGCAACTATCTCGGCAAGGCTGGGATGGGTGCCGAGATTTCCTGGTTCTATACCATTCAGGGAATCGTATCTATTTTTATGCCTACATTGATGGGTATTGTGGCAGATAAGTATATCCAGCCGCAACGTCTTTTGGGCTATTGTCACCTTTTGGCAGGAGCAGCCATGATAGGTCTGTTCGGTATGGGACAGGCTAGTCAGACTCCTAATGAGGCAATGTTTATTGCCGTTTATACCTTCAGCGTGGCTTTCTATATGCCTACATTGGCATTGTCAAATACTTCGGCATTCAGTATATTGAAGAGCAACGGGCTCGACACCGTGAAGGCTTTTCCGCCAATCCGTGTGTTTGGAACCGTGGGTTTCATCCTCACGATGTGGATTGTGAACTGTGCTACCTGGGACAACGGTTCATTCTCATTCCTGTTGAGCGAGAACGCCCATAAGTTCCAGTATACCCATTATCAGTTCCTGGTATCGGGTGTGCTCAGCATTCTTCTCTTCCTCTATTGCTTCTCATTGCCAGCCTGTCCTATTGTGAAGAAAGAGACAAAGAGCTGGGTAGAGACATGGGGGGTTGATGCCTTCAAACTCTTCAAGAGCCGTGAGATGGCGATGTTCTTCATCTTCTCTTGCATGCTCGGTATGAGTCTGCAGGTAACCAATGGCTATGCCACTCCGTTCATTACCAGTTTCAAGGGCGATCCTGCGATGCTCGATACTTTTGCAGCTAACAATGCTACGCTCCTGGTATCCATCTCTCAGGTGGCCGAGGCGCTCTGCATCCTTCTCATTCCGTTCTTCCTGAAGCGTTATGGCATCAAGGTTGTGATGCTCATCGCCATGATGGCATGGGTTTTGCGATTCGGTTTCTTCGGATTGGGCAATCCTGCATTTCCGGGTGTTACCTTCTTCATCCTCTCATGCATCGTTTACGGTGTAGCCTTCGACTTCTTCAATGTGTCGGGCGGTCTGTTTGTAGACCAGAAATGTGATGTGAAGGTAAGAGCATCGGCTCAAGGTCTGTTCATGCTGATGACCAACGGTCTGGGAGCATCTATCGGAACCATTCTCGCAGGTATGGTCATCAACCATTACTGCCACTGGACAGATGATGGCTACCTGATGGGTGACTGGAAAACCTGCTGGTTCATCTTTGCCGGTTATGCGCTCGTGGTAGCTGTAGCCTTTGCTGTCCTCTTCCGTCCGAAGAAAGAACAGAAATAA
- a CDS encoding chromate transporter: protein MLVKFFLTCNKIGAFTLGGGYAMIPIMEQEFVDKNKWMDKQEFMDIMVVAQTTPGIFSIDMASHIGYKLKGVWGGIVGAIGIALPSIIAILIIAMFFQHFKDNYWVGKFFMGVRPAVVALIAAPCFKMAKTANINRYNIWIPVVCCLLIAAFGISPIYIIIAAGVLGWLYGKVKK from the coding sequence ATGTTAGTAAAATTTTTCCTCACGTGCAATAAAATCGGGGCTTTCACGCTAGGCGGAGGCTACGCCATGATACCGATCATGGAACAGGAATTTGTAGACAAGAACAAGTGGATGGACAAGCAGGAGTTCATGGATATCATGGTAGTGGCTCAGACCACTCCGGGCATCTTCTCCATCGATATGGCGAGTCATATCGGCTATAAGCTGAAGGGAGTCTGGGGAGGCATTGTGGGTGCCATTGGCATAGCCCTGCCTTCTATCATCGCCATTCTCATCATCGCCATGTTCTTCCAGCATTTCAAGGACAATTATTGGGTGGGCAAGTTCTTCATGGGTGTGCGCCCTGCCGTGGTAGCGCTCATTGCTGCGCCTTGCTTCAAGATGGCAAAGACGGCAAACATCAACCGCTACAACATCTGGATTCCCGTTGTCTGCTGTCTGCTGATTGCAGCTTTCGGTATCTCCCCTATCTACATCATCATCGCAGCCGGTGTGCTGGGCTGGCTCTATGGAAAGGTAAAAAAGTAA
- a CDS encoding chromate transporter encodes MLFLKLFLIFTKIGTFNFGGGYAMLSLIHNETVVKNHWLTNAEFTDIVAISQSTPGPIGINCATYVGYTACLHDGYPTWAACLGSVLASLSIMWLPFIIMILISHYLITHKDSKIVKDIFAGLRPAIIGLIAAAAVLLMNKENFGSPTDNPFVFGASIVLFLAAFYFTKFRKTNPILLLFICGIIGMVIF; translated from the coding sequence ATGCTATTTCTAAAGTTATTTCTGATATTTACCAAGATTGGTACATTTAATTTTGGTGGCGGATATGCGATGCTTTCGCTCATCCATAACGAGACGGTAGTGAAGAACCATTGGCTTACCAATGCTGAGTTTACGGATATTGTGGCTATCAGCCAGTCTACACCGGGACCTATCGGCATCAACTGTGCCACCTACGTAGGTTATACCGCCTGCCTTCACGACGGCTATCCTACCTGGGCAGCCTGTCTGGGTTCGGTATTGGCTTCGCTCTCCATCATGTGGCTGCCTTTCATCATCATGATTCTCATCAGCCACTATCTGATTACGCACAAGGATTCTAAAATCGTAAAGGATATCTTTGCGGGACTCCGCCCAGCCATCATCGGACTGATAGCTGCTGCCGCCGTTCTCCTGATGAATAAAGAGAACTTCGGATCACCAACCGACAATCCGTTTGTCTTCGGAGCAAGCATCGTGCTGTTTCTGGCTGCTTTCTACTTCACAAAATTCAGAAAGACCAACCCTATCCTGCTGCTTTTCATCTGCGGTATCATCGGAATGGTTATCTTCTAA